Proteins encoded in a region of the Triticum dicoccoides isolate Atlit2015 ecotype Zavitan chromosome 3A, WEW_v2.0, whole genome shotgun sequence genome:
- the LOC119272452 gene encoding cold-shock protein CS120-like, with the protein MEYQGQQGNLVDQHGNPVAAPGGATAVTGAPAREEHKTRGILHRSSSSSSSSSEDDGMGGRRKKGIKEKIKEKLPGARKQTYGQPAAPAGMTGTGAAGGPYYVQPAPAGTAAHGTTATAGTYGQPAPTGMTGTGAHGTMAAGEKKGMKDKIMEKLPGGHKNEQHAMPTAGAYGQPGMTGTGVHGNTAPGGGYGGQPGHAGMTGAGTHGSATTGGAYGHQGHPGVTGTGAHGTTATGGAYSQQGHAGVTGTGEKKGIMDKIKEKLPGQH; encoded by the exons ATGGAATACCAAGGGCAGCAGGGCAACCTCGTTGACCAGCACGGCAACCCGGTCGCGGCACCTGGAGGAGCCACCGCCGTGACGGGAGCGCCCGCCAGGGAGGAGCACAAGACCCGCGGCATACTCCACCGGTCCAGCAGCTCCAGCTCCAGCTCG TCAGAGGACGATGGCATGGGTGGACGGAGGAAGAAGGGTATcaaggagaagatcaaggagaagctTCCCGGGGCCCGCAAGCAGACTTACGGCCAGCCGGCTGCGCCCGCCGGCATGACCGGCACCGGGGCGGCCGGCGGCccttactacgtgcagcccgctccgGCTGGCACTGCAGCGCACGGGACCACGGCTACGGCCGGCACCTACGGGCAGCCCGCTCCGACCGGCATGACCGGCACCGGGGCGCACGGGACCATGGCGGCTGGTGAGaagaagggcatgaaggacaagatcaTGGAGAAACTCCCGGGAGGTCACAAGAACGAGCAGCACGCCATGCCGACCGCTGGCGCCTACGGGCAGCCCGGGATGACTGGCACCGGAGTGCATGGGAACACCGCTCCCGGTGGGGGCTATGGTGGTCAGCCAGGGCACGCTGGTATGACCGGCGCTGGAACGCATGGGAGCGCGACAACGGGCGGAGCTTACGGTCATCAAGGGCACCCAGGAGTGACCGGCACCGGAGCACACGGGACCACGGCGACCGGCGGTGCTTACAGCCAGCAAGGTCACGCCGGGGTGACAGGCACCGGCGAGAAGAAAGGTATTATGGACAAGATCAAGGAAAAGCTGCCTGGCCAGCACTAG